CATTCTAAACAAGAATAGAGAGGTCaaaatgagaaagacaatagaataTTGAAAATTAGAACAGAAGCCATATCAAAATCTAAGGATAATAAAGTGAAAATCAATAATTTGTATAATGCTTAGATattaaaaaaggaagaaagaaatgaaTCCTAATTAGGATTTTATCAAAAGATTGGCCAAACCATATGCCTGTACAAAATTATAATTCTTAGTTTCTTACATCTTTATAAATCATTTGAGGTGTAAACATAAAATCCATTCTATGGAGGTTTATGGGAAAATTATATTGCTTTATAGTGTTGCTTAATGACTTTCCTCTCAGTTAACCTCTATCTAAAGTGTTTTTAGGTGTTGAAAGCATAAAAGCAAACACTTTAAAGCTTAACTTGCCATAGGGCAATGTGGAAAAAGATAAGCTCCCAATTTGGAATTCAAACTACATAATAAACATGGACAGAGTGATGAGAGGTCTACACTTTTAATCTTTGAAGGAGAGTTAGAATTTGGAATCTTGATTCCTCAGGTTTACTTCTATAGATCTTATTTTCAATTCTTCTCCAAAGGAGAAGAATTGAAAATAAGATCTATAGAAGTAAGATCTATAGAAGTAAACCTGAGGAATCAAGATTTCAAATTCTTGAGTTTGGCAAATCAGAGAGTTGGATAGGTGAAAGCTATGGAATTAGGTAACAGGAATCCGTCATGCAAATGGCTAAGAAAATGGAAGTTTCAAGAAGGGCTGtctgagaaagaaaaaaaattgacataCATCATGCAAAATCACAAACCAAATATATGAGAAAAGCTTTAACACAACAAGAGACCCGAATACTTTCgcaaaattttgatttgagagTTGACACCAAAATGAAAGGACAAGCAAGAGGTTAAAAAAAGGAAGACACGAAGTCATGAATCTCCTAGGACTAGTATGAAGATCAATTATTGCACAGATACAAATCTAACAACACATTACTCCTAGTACAATAACTGATAACTCACTGAGTTGGAGTTCCGTCCATTGAGTCAATGAGATGCAAACCATACTTGAAAGGTGTTGACACTATAGAGTGAAATAGAAGATAAAACCACTACGGTAGATGGCTTATTATTTAAAATAGGtaagataaatatatttatacatatattataaaaaattaaaaaaataaatagaataatattagtatatttttattatgaatgtAACAGCTCATATATGATCTTGTGACTCATGAcaagaaacaagcagcatctCATCCATATAGGCTATACCTGATGCTAAACTAGTCCCCCAGTTTATTTGCTGTTAAACATTCAATCATATATTTGGCACATGAgaaataattcataaaaaattttcagaGTATATAAATATTCATCAATCCAAcatttaacataaataaataaataaactagaattcaGCATTCAGCAGTTTATAACTTCAAAATTAAAATGATTCCAATAGTTTAAGGAAAGGGAGGGAAGAGGAACCCTCAATTCAGAGTTATGCCAAAAACACAGGCTATACATGTTACAATGAATTGCCTAATTTTAAATAGAGACCAGACCATAGTACTACGTGCAGTATTCCATCTTTCGCAGAGTTAAAATTTCAGCATGCAACCTTGCTCTATATTGCTACTAGCTAATCACAAAATGAGTTATCCTTTAATATTTGACCCGTGGATTCTACGTTCTTGACATGTTAAACTACAGGaaaattaggtttttttttttctattttcagtgTTTTTCACTTTTAGGATTTCGTGAATGaaaaacttaaaaagaaaaaaaaaagaaacaagatttTCATTGTTTTACttggtttttatttttccttcacaaaatcttaaaaataggaaacactgaaaataaaaatagaaagtgtTTTCACAAACCAAACATGCCTTACCTGTTTATTGGTTGGTTCTCATCCTTAGTTTTCCAAGTCAGGACATTTTCACCCATAACACAACAGATGCTATATCACCAGGGAGAGCCCTTATGCAATTGAAGGGGAAATTTCTTTCTCTTGTGGCATCAGTGTGATATCAGACTCGATTATCATCACTAAATGCTCCCAACAATTGCCTTCTCTAAGGTTTGGATGTTGTTTGTCATCCTGAAAATACTGCTTGCTTAACACTACACCAAACTTTTGTCAGTAGAAGGTGAAGATTCTATTTTGGCAATACAAGTTCCACTAAACACTAAGAAAATGGGAATTAAATCCCATTCTGATTAACAAAACCCAAGGAGGCTTTAGCTCGACAGAACCAATGGGGAGAAGAAAGAGAATAGACAATTGGTTGTCTATATTGGGTGATTTGCTAATGCAATTTGAATTTTGACAAGGTATACACGTACAAGAAACAACCTCCATGAGAAGGTTGAAACTAAATTCTCCTGTGATTGTGCAAAGTATGCTCGGCTCTGTATGGACTATGTCTTGTCGAAGGAGGGGGTAAATGAACCTTTTGATGAGACATTCTAACAGAAGCTATGAAATTTTCTGAGGGAATCCGTTGAGAATGTATGGGTGGATCACGACTTCTTGGAGGAGGTTGTGAATGAATTAAACCATTTCCTATTGAAGCAACGTCATTTTGATGAGATGTTGCAAAAGAAGCTAGGAAATTTACTGGGGGAATGCGTCCAGATCGTATGGGTAGATCGTGACTTATTGAAGGAGAGGGCGAATAATTTACACCATCTTCAATCACAGCAACTGAATTTTTATCAGATGTTCTAGAAGAAGATAGGAATTTTACACTTTGAGGTTGTATGGGTGGATTATGACTTGTTGAAGGAAGGGGTGAATGAATTACACCATTTCCAACAGGAGCAACTGTGTTTTGATGAGATATTGCAAAAGAACCATAATCATCAACAAGAGAAGGAACTAACCTTCGATCATAACAATGATGCCCAGTACTATGTGTGAAAGATGCAGATGCATTATCAAAAGCAGTTTTACCAGGCTGCATCCCACCACTACCTGGTTCTGTTCCCTGAGAACCTTGAGTCACAACCTGGTTTTGTACCACCCCTCCCTCTAAGCGCCTCCTTTTGGATGGGAAAGCATCTTCTGGAGTTGGAAGGTTATTCTCATTCTCATTCATAGTCCTAATACCCTCAACTCCTAAAGTAGAAAGAGTATGTCTCTCAAACAAAAGAGGCATCAATTCCTTGCCCTGCATCTGGCCATCCAGAAACCTCAAAATGAAGTTAAGAGATCTATGGATACATCCATATATCGTATTTACTTCTTCAGATCCAACTGCTCTTGAAAAATTTTGAGAAGGATCTGTGAAATCCTCAATCTGTTGAACAAAATAGCATCATGAGCAAAAACATCATAAgctaattttcaaattaaaaacggGAAATAGAAGTGAAGTGGATTACACTTATTGAATATGATTTACGACCCCAAGATTTTAAAATCCATGATCCTTCATATAAGCTTATGCATAAACCATTCTGCCAAAGTTGTTCAACTGATGCTAGCTGCAATAAGAATGAAACTAACAAATCATAACAATTGCATGAGATTGAAACAACTTCCTATTTCACATTTCGTACTTTAAAGAACACTTGAaattaatttgattctcaatagTAAATCCCTaatactaacaagaaacaaacagaaacaaagcctaaaccctaaaccctaatattAACAAGAAAATAGCAATAAATACCAATGCTAATTCTAAGAGATCATATTTGATACTCTTTTCTATGATATGATTCTATCCTGATTTCTAACACCAAAAGATGGTGAAAACAAAGCATGGGGTTGGTGATCACATGAGAGGACTTCTACAAGATATCCCTTGCTTTACACTAGCAACAAACATAAAAGAGTCACCGTCCTAATAAATATTATGTCACAAAAGATTTGATCTCTATTGTCATTTCAAGAACTAAAGATTACACTTGATGGAAAATGAGGAAAACAGTAGCTTCAAAATATCACAAACTAGTGTGTATTGAATTGATTAATCTTCTATTATACTAAACAACATTGCTGCCCATTTATTTTGGGTACATGGAAAGTAACTATTATTTCGAAGGGAAAAAGTATTAGTGAATATAATTCTCTATACATAGGAGGAAAGACATTACCTTGACAAATAGAGTAATGAAAAGCTTAGCCAATGAATCAGTGTTCTTTTTCCCATAGTTGGCATAATTTTTAACAGCTCTAGTAACAGATTCAGGATCAGCTCCCTCTGAAACATACAAGTACAAATGTCAAAGAAAGTTTACAAGAGTCCATCCAGGAAACTAAAAGTGTTGGAATCTTAAGACTCTTGGAGCTTTGGGGTTCTTATTGTCTTTTGGTAATAGTTGTTTTATTAGGGTGGAATTGTAATACTATATAGCTAGAGTTAGAACTTGATTATACAAATAGGTTCCACTGTTTAGTGTTTAACAAATGCAACACAATGCGcacacacaaaaataaataaataaataaataacctgtTGATATAAATTGTACCTTTAAGTAACGCAGAGAATGGAGGTAGTATAGGAGGGTTGCACGTCTGCATTGCAATAAAGAGAAACAATGTGAAAAAATACACAGAAAATGTATCACTAGGGCCCTCTGAGAAAATTATGCATTTGTTAACATTTAAAGCCACAAAGTAATGTCAAAATACTTGTTCCTACCATGTTCATCTAGCATATCTTCAGAAATGAATAGCTATGTTGTAATATTACTTGCACATGTGCTTTTCAAAAACATTTGAGAGAATATTCTGATGTTTGAACAACTTTACCATCTTCTATAAATgttttttttcccttcttttcttttttttttctttttagaagATTGGAAGTTTAGTAGCAAAAGAAAAGTAGACTcaaaagatctcttaatctctTATGAAATTAGCAGCAACCTAATCCCAGAAGCATGGGTTTATTATTATCAATACACCAATTATAGGTTGTTAGGTTTTCCTAGAGCTTCAGCCTATAGTGATATAATTATCAAGTGAAATGCCACTAATATGAGAGGAATCAAGAAAACACTTAGCTACAGGTAAAATCTTTCAATGGACATACATCCATCACTACACAAGGGATGGAAATGAATAACCAAATATGAATCAATTGAAGAAAGTATTGACTCTATTGACATTCCAAGCAAACTCAAATCCCAGCTTTATTACTAGAAAGTAAAGTAATGCTTCAAAAAGGGATAAGTACttaaaacaaatatttaaaaatgtttACTACCTGCAAATGAAAAGCAACAAGTGATACAATAGATAAAGAATTCAGCGTCCGGTCTTTAGAACTGTTGATATTCTGTGCTTGAGCCCAGGATTTCGCCTACAATAGTAAAATCACATTAGCATGAAAGCATTTTCAAAACTGTTATAAAAGCAGTATACTGGCCAGTAAGTTCATCAGTCAGAAATCAGAATTAAAGCAAATCTAGTGAAGTGCAAGCTAGCCCAACAGCGAAGAAAGGTTGGTGAAATTCATGTTTTACTGAAAGAAAAGCCATTCAAGTGTTTACTGACAGTTATGGTAACTTCCGAAAGACCTGGTTATACAATTAAGTCTTTCCATTTCACTTTGGAACTCCAAAgcagaaaaaataaaattctggTAGTCCATTTTCAGATGGTCATAGACATCTCGTCACTGTCAATTCACCATGCTCAAAACAAATCCAGTCCTGTATTTAACTAGGGTATTAGGTGATTTATCTCAATTCTTTATTTCAATAGTAATTCCCTTCATATTGCTTTCATTTCAATAATAATTACATCTTTGGGTGTAGCCCTTGCCCCATACCCTGCATaatgcttgtccattggcttggctGTCCTTTTTATTGTTTCCATTTCAAATTAGTGTTATGACATTAAATCAAACTTGGTAAACACCAGTAgcgtaattaaataataattaaatattaaaataaaacatgCATCACAATGGTACAATTCGATATTATCACCCCCCCCCCCAaggaacaaaaaaaaaggaaaaagaaaaaaaaggggcaTATGTTCAATTACCAGAAAACATAGCTTCCGAAATCTTTCATCTATGGCAGAAATTGAATGGATAATACGGGATTTTGCAATGCCATCCCTATTCTCAACTGATAAATCACATTCGATACCTGTACCCCTATCAGTAAGTTTAATAATTGGCACCTTGGCAGTCATGATAAGCTGTAGACTAGTAATATGCCCTCTTCCTACAACACAAAAGTTTGAGAGTTATATTTCCAACAATATCATCAAAGATGTTAAATTCATCATATTTAAACTAGTAAAAAGAAAGAACTAATCAAGTTCAAGATGTGAGAATCATTTTCAACTATATCAGATCATGCAATTTATACCATTTTCATTCAGCAAAAATGAATGCAATGTTTGTTACATTAGACTGTAATGAATCAGATTCAAGTCAAGCCAAAGTGCAAAAAATCAGACCTAGTTTTAAGCTAAATTATATAGAAAGCTATAAATTCATTTCTAACATTTGAATAGAATTCCAGAATTAGCTTAATTTTGTGGAAATGTCGAATGCAGAACTTTCCTCCTAACAAAtgcaaataataaaaaaggacaTTATGCTAACATTAGAAATATACTTTGGATTGAGCATAGTTTCTTATTGAATTTTCGAAGGGTTGAAATCTTCCTCTGACGATCAACTTCAGTTGAATTGTTGAAATTGATAGACAAGTCCAGATCACTTTTTTTATTGAATATATCCATTACAAATGATCCATATTCTTCCACAACAGGGGAGCTATTACCTTTTCCTGAAAGAAAGGGAACAAACCAATAAAAAGAAGACATAAAAAGACTAGAAACTAACCAACATTGAAtcaacaaataacagaagaaagaataaggaaagcATACCAAGAACTAGAAGAAGGTCATATTAATTTGAATTATGgtaatttttttctgtttttggaaTTAGGGGATTATCCGTCTCGgataatagtatttaatttgtgAAATGTTCGACATACAAGAAATGGCGTTTTCACAAATCTCTTAACATTGAAACTATTAGATTTAAATGCAAAAGATGCTTCTTTCCCGAAATAATATCCTTAGAATAAAAAAGCAGAAAGCAACGAAAGAATGAATGAGTTAAAATGAATCAAAATGGCAAAAGAATCATGAAGGTTTAGATTCAATGGTCTATATGAAGAACTACTTGTTTTTCCTAGGTTGCTTCTTtaataaaaagagtaaaatagTACTCAATTCCACAATTGTGAAAAGAATTAATACTTAAATTAAAGAAGGATTAAATAATTAGTAGCATTACATCCATTCATGTGGCAATACAGTCATGCTGTGAAACTCCTACAAAATATCCATAAAAATTGCCAAAGAAGGAAGCAATGAACAAATAGTTACCATAAATTTCCCGAGCCATCACATTGAATATGCGAACTAGATCTACTCTATTGTGGTAATCAATTGGTTCTGGGATCTGTTTAATGTAGGTATCATGAAGGAGTTCTTCTAGACCAGCAAGAGATGCAGGAGAGAACGTGATTGCTGCTAATTTCTCTAACTCGAGCCTCTTTGCCGTCTTTAGAAGGTCTGGCAGGGTAACAATGAATTAGGTTACTACTTCAAAAATTAATGCAGTAAATTTCCATTTAGAACACCAGCACTGCCACCGttaccaacaacaacaataggAATCCCTAAAATCCTTTTTTCTCATGAAACATTGTTTGAAAGACTATAGAATGGAAAATATTTACTTCATACTTGATGAACTTTCAAAATTATCACCAGTAACAATATGAAACCAACAATGAAAGATTTAATATtttcacataaaataaaaaagcgACAAATTTCCTTCCATCTTATAATGGCCACCAAATATGGCCAAGCCCAAACCATCAAATTCAGCTCATCTTGCTCCCACCAAAAACGCTTAGGAAGCGGTCACTGGTTGTACCATATTACCAAGGATTGGTTATTGCCTATAATACCAAACTGGCCTTGCCTATGGTCTTTGGATTTCAAACAATTTTCATTAGGTATTTAGGTTTTACCAGAGCTGTTCGATCTTAATGACTTAAGGCCTGTTTATTTCAGAAGTGATCTGGCCTCAACAACTCCAGGCATCCGATAACAGGAGGTCTGAGTTGTTGCTTATATTTAATTTTCCTTGGAAAGTGATTTTCTTACGTTTACTGTCAATAGAATCTCAACAGAAACAGAATCACTACAGTGGACAGCATAGAACAAGGCTTAAATATTACTGGTTCGAGGTAACTAAATTTTGTAATGGCAAATACAGCcataacaaacaaaataaaacacGTTTCAAAGTCATAATTTCCAATAATTGATTGACTGCAGCACCTCTAGGTTGCAACAGCATCAGGATTCCACCACCCCAAGTCATAGCATCCCAGGCCTAATGTGTGTCAACCTCTCAAATCCCTCTTAAGAGTGGGATAAAGGAGCCCACAGTTCAATTTTTTAGAAACAGGCTAACCAAATTGTGTGCTTCCCTATAACCTATCTGAAATTGAAAGAATGGCAAACTCAATGTATACCCTTCTAGGACCCTAAAAAGGCACCTTAAGGATGTGTTTGGTACTTGATACATCAGACAAATATAAAGAcagaaacatacaaaaaaatgCAATTGGAGCTGGAAACATGTATACACCACAGTAAATTCTCTGTACATTTTGTCCTTCTAAAAAGTGAAGCTAAAGGGGACACAAATTTTGTGGCGGTGACCCAATTACTAACAACACTCTAATAATCCACTTTAATTTTAGTCAATTTCATCAACACACACACGCATAATGATTCACAGATTTTTCACTAAATTCAAATCCcagagggtatatatatatacaggtcattttgattaattaatttattcaacagacataagaaaaaagaaaaggaaaaaaaagcttGAAAAATTAAATGAAGTGATTACCCTGCTCGGCCGATTCCATTCTTCCCTGGAAACCTAACCAAAAACTATTcaagcaaaacaaaaaaaaaaaaaagttgcttCAGCGTGACATATAAAAACACACATGTAAATGGAAAATAGGTAGTGAAATTGCGATGAATTTGAGCGAAAGAGGAATTACTTACGATACGAGCAGAGAGAATAACGAactcgagagagagagagattca
This region of Arachis hypogaea cultivar Tifrunner chromosome 8, arahy.Tifrunner.gnm2.J5K5, whole genome shotgun sequence genomic DNA includes:
- the LOC112707984 gene encoding uncharacterized protein, with protein sequence MESAEQDLLKTAKRLELEKLAAITFSPASLAGLEELLHDTYIKQIPEPIDYHNRVDLVRIFNVMAREIYGKGNSSPVVEEYGSFVMDIFNKKSDLDLSINFNNSTEVDRQRKISTLRKFNKKLCSIQRRGHITSLQLIMTAKVPIIKLTDRGTGIECDLSVENRDGIAKSRIIHSISAIDERFRKLCFLAKSWAQAQNINSSKDRTLNSLSIVSLVAFHLQTCNPPILPPFSALLKEGADPESVTRAVKNYANYGKKNTDSLAKLFITLFVKLASVEQLWQNGLCISLYEGSWILKSWGRKSYSISIEDFTDPSQNFSRAVGSEEVNTIYGCIHRSLNFILRFLDGQMQGKELMPLLFERHTLSTLGVEGIRTMNENENNLPTPEDAFPSKRRRLEGGVVQNQVVTQGSQGTEPGSGGMQPGKTAFDNASASFTHSTGHHCYDRRLVPSLVDDYGSFAISHQNTVAPVGNGVIHSPLPSTSHNPPIQPQSVKFLSSSRTSDKNSVAVIEDGVNYSPSPSISHDLPIRSGRIPPVNFLASFATSHQNDVASIGNGLIHSQPPPRSRDPPIHSQRIPSENFIASVRMSHQKVHLPPPSTRHSPYRAEHTLHNHRRI